In the genome of Methylotenera mobilis JLW8, the window TCAATTACTAATATATTGGCTGGCATATATATTTCCTCAATTAATTTGCCTCGGATATTTAAGCCCAATCAGTTTATGACGCTAATATGACATATTCATGACAAAGTTTAAACCTGCTATATCTGCGAGTAAATGCAATAACTAAATTGCCATTTTTAACAATTTGTTACACTATACCGTTAGTTGGCAATTCAGCTGGTTTTGAAAATAATAATGCGTGTGGAGAGATTGCAGAATGACGGATTTTTTTTCTAAAGAGAGAATCACGGCAAACCCTAGTTTTAATCGGTGGCTAGTGCCGCCGGCAGCCTTGGCAATTCATTTGTCTATCGGCATGGCGTATGGGTTTAGCGTGTTCTGGTTACCTCTCTCTAAGGCGCTTGGTATACAAGACCCAATCGCCTGTGCTGATACGATGGGTATCTGGGCGCGTGCTTTTGCTACCGATTGCGATTGGAAGGTGAGTGATCTGGGCTGGATGTTTACCTTGTTTTTCGTATTCTTAGGCACCTCTGCTGCCGTGTTCGGCCATTGGCTAGAGCATGCCGGACCGCGTAAAGCGGGTGCCGTGGCTGCGGTATGCTGGGGCGGCGGTCTTCTTTTGTCCTCATATGGTGTTTACACACATCAACTATGGCTAATGTGGCTAGGTTCAGGCGTGATTGGTGGAATTGGTTTAGGTTTGGGGTATATCTCACCTGTTTCTACATTGATTAAATGGTTCCCTGATCGTCGCGGCATGGCCACCGGTATGGCAATTATGGGTTTTGGTGGTGGTGCCATGATTGGTGCGCCGCTTGCCAATACCATGATGTCACACTTTGCAACACCTACTTCTGTTGGTGTGTGGCAGACATTCGCTATTATGGGTGTGTTCTATTTTATTGCCATGATGATAGGTGCGTTGAGTTACCGCGTGCCACCTACGGGTTGGGTGCCTAAAGGCTGGGTGCCGCCGGTGAATAATGGCAATAGCATGATTACCAACCGCCATGTGCATGTGAATCATGCACATAAAACACCACAGTTCTGGCTACTTTGGGCTGTGTTATGCTTGAATGTTAGTGCCGGTATTGGCGTGATTGGTATGGCATCTCCTATGTTGCAAGAGGTGTTTGGCGGTGCTTTAATCGGCGAACAGTTGAAGCTGGCTGAATTGTCTCCAGAGCAGTTATTGCGCGTAACGGCGATTGGTGCTGGCTTTGCTGGTTTGCTGTCGCTGTTCAATATTATCGGCCGTATTGGTTGGGCCTCGCTATCCGATTGGTTAGGGCGTAAGCGCACCTATATTATCTTTTTTGCCTTAGGTTTCTTTTTATATATCTCTGCGCCTTGGGCCGGGGGTATCGGTAGTGTTGCCGTGTTTGCCGGTTTGTTCTGTGTCATTTTAACCATGTATGGCGGTGGCTTTTCTACCATTCCGGCCTATCTGGCGGATATTTTTGGCACCCAGCACGTGGGTGCGATTCATGGGCGATTATTAACGGCTTGGGCTACGGCCGGTGTGCTGGGGCCAGTGATTGTGAACTATCTGCGAGATTACCAATTGGATCATGGCGTGCCAGCAAGTCAGGCCTATAACGTAATTATGTACGTGTTAGCTGCGCTGCTGTTACTAGGCTTTATCTGTAATTTGCTGGTAAAACCAGTGGCAGATAAACATTATATGACCGATGCGGAACTGGAAGCAGAGCGACAATTGGCGCATGAAAAATCCATCAAGTTAAATGGCGATAAAGTAGTCAGCCAGCAAACTGAAAGTCATCCGCTGTTGGTTTTTGTGGCGTGGACACTGGTTGCCATTCCGATTTCGTATGGCATCTTTAGTACCCTGCAAAAGGCGTGGATATTGTTCCATTAGTGGCGGCTGGCACCATCTAGGTAAGTGCTTTGAATATATCGCCTATGATGTTGGTGATATGCGGTAAAATATTGCTTTATTAAGTTTAAGCAAGTTTAAAGGAAGCATACGTGAGAGAAATTAAGAAAAACCTAGATGGATCAGGCATGCAAGTCGGTGTTGTTTTATCCAGATTTAATAGCAATATCGGTGATGGCCTGCTTGAGGCATGTAAGAGTGAACTGCTTAAATTAGGCGTGGCAAGCGATGCGATTACGATTGCAACCGTGCCAGGTGCACTGGAAACACCGCTGATTTTGCAACACATGGCGTTAAGTGAAAAGTATGATGCATTAATTGCTTTGGGTGCGATTATCCGTGGTGAGACCTACCATTTTGAAGTAGTGGCGAATGAGTCTGCACGTGGCATTTCTGAAGTGCAATTAAATACAGGCGTACCGGTTGCCAATGCGGTGCTCACCACAGAAGATGATGATCAGGCGATTGCGCGTATGCATATCAAAGGTGCAGAGGCGGCTCAGGTAGCTGTTGAAATGTTTAATTTGGTTAAAGCGCTATGAGTGAAAATAAACCAGCAGTAACAAGCTTAGTGGTAGATGCCGAAGCCGGCACTACTGCTAGTGCTAAAAAGCCCGCCTCCAGAAGCGGCGGCAAAAAGAGCGGTAGCCAAAATCGCAGAAAATCACGCGAATTGGTTTTAAAAGCGGTGTACCGCGGTATGCTAAATGACTCTGAGTTATCACAAGTGTTCCGTGATATGCGTGATGACCCAGATTATAACAAGGCAGATGAGGCTTACTTTAAGCACTTATTGCAAGCCGTTACCGAGAACTTGACTGCCATTGATGGCAAGATTGTTGGCTTTATCGACCGTACACTAGAAGAGCTTAGCCCGGTTGAGCATGCGATTTTACGCATTGCCGGTTGTGAGTTAATGTTTGATCTAAGCATTCCATATCGCGTGGTTATCAACGAAGGCGTGGAACTGGCTAAGGTGTTTGGCGGTACGGATGGGCATAAATATATCAACGGTGTTTTAGATAAGTTTGCCGCAGATGTACGCGCAGCTGAAGTAAAAGCCGCGCGAAGCTAGTTTTTGACATTGATGCGCGGTTGCTTGGTGCTACATGCTCAGTCAAGGCTGATATCATGGATTTAAGCCACGCACTGGAAATCGTGCGTTTAACAGATGTTGGGTTGCTGCGTAGTCATAATGAAGACGCAATCGCCAGCGATGCCTGCATCGGTTTCGTTATTCTGGCCGACGGCATGGGCGGTTACAACGCAGGTGAGGTGGCCAGCGAAATGGCCGTGCTTAGTATCACCGCTGAAGTCAATGAAGCATTGGGCTCTTATTCCGCCAAACCTGCGGTGCTCGATATTGTAGATAGGCCCTTTTTAAGTAAATCTATACTCAAAAAGTTATTGATAGATGTAGTTGCTACGGCAAACGCGTCTATCTATCAGGCATCGCAAACCTACCCGCAATGTGAGGGTATGGGGACGACCTTAGCGTTAGGGTTGTTTACCAATAACCAATTGCTAGTCGGGCATATTGGCGACTCCCGCGTATACAGGCTGCGCAACCATCAGCTAGAGCAAATGACAGAAGACCATTCATTGCTGCAAGAGGAGATTCGGGCTGGGATATTGACCTTAGAGCAAGCAAAGCATTGCACCCATAAGAATTTGGTGACGCGGGCCTTGGGGGTTGATGCTGAGGTAGAACTGGAACTCAATGAATTTAAAGTAGAAGTAGGCGATATTTATCTGCTATGTTCTGATGGTCTGAGTGACTTGGTGGATGATGCATTAATACAGGCCACACTTAATCATTATGTATCCGACTTAACCAGTGCTGCCGATGTTTTGGTACAGTTAGCGAATAAACATGGCGGTAAAGATAATGTTTCTGTCATACTAGCCAAAGTTAATGGCTCCTATGAAGATAAAAATACCTGGTATGATAATTTTATAAGTTGGATAAAGTAACAGGATAGATTATGGCAAAGCTTATTCTTACCTTAGACGGTTCATACTTCAATGAATATGCATTAACCCATCTTAAAACTACCATCGGCCGTAAATCTACTAATGACATTCACCTTGATAATTTAGCGATTAGCGGTGAACATGCAGTCATACTGAGGCAAGGTGATGACTACTTTGTAGAAGACCTCAACAGCACCAACGGTACGCGCGTCAATAATACCGTTACCAAAAAACAGCAGTTAAAAAATGATGATGTGATTGAGCTGGGTCGATTCCACCTGACCTTTCTTGACCATGAGGCAGGCGCAAACGCCGCCTTTGAGAAAACCATGCTGGTGCATCCTTCGGCATTCAGCGCTAAACCAGCCTCGTTCTCCCCTAATCCAGTACCTGTAGCACAAGTAGCTCCGGTGCGACCAAGTGTTCAGCCGCCAGTTGCCTCCAATGTGCTGAACGATGAGACTAGCCAAGTTGAGCCGGCTTTGGTTGGCAAAATACAGGTGTTAAATGGTACCAGCAGTGGGCGCGAGTTAGTGCTAAATAAGGCGCTGACTACATTGGGCAAAACAGGGGTGCAGGTGGCAGTGATTACCAAGCGCCCGAATGGTTACTTTATTACCCATGTGGAAGGTAAAGTTTTGCCCGTCGTCAATGGCGTTTCTACCGGGGTGCAGGCGCATGCCTTGGCTGATCGTGATGTGATTGAGTTGGCTGGCGTGAAAATGGAGTTCTATTTATCCTAGGCCTAGCGGCTTGAGTTAGAGACGCCGTGAATTAAGTGTTTGATTGTAGTGTTTGCGTTATGTGCTAAAAGCACAGTGTTAAAGAAGTCTGAATTAGCTAGTTAATTAAGGTATAGCATTCAATGTCTGAACATCAGCACCCATACATGTTAGCGCAGTTAGAGCGTTTAAATGCAATTGGCATTGCACTCTCAGCAGAACGTGATAACCAGCGCTTGTTGGAAATGATTCTGCTTGGTGCGCAGGAAATTACCAATGCCGACGGCGGCACTCTTTATACCATCACGCAGGATAAACACCTTAAGTTCGAGATGATGCGTAATAAGTCGCTACAGATGTCGTTAGGCGGCACCACCGGTAAAGAAATTCCATTCTTACCTTTGCCTTTGTACTTGGCAGATGGTAGCCCTAACCTGACCACGGTTGCTGCCTACGCTACCTTGCAAGACCAAACCGTTAATATCGCCAATGTACGCGAGGTCGATAGTTTTGATTTTTCTGGTACACGCAAATTTGATGAAAAAACCGGCTATCACTCGCAGTCGTTTTTAACGATTCCGATGAAAGACCATGAGTCCAAAGTGATTGGTGTGCTGCAGCTGATTAACGCGACCGATGTTGATACCGGCGCGATTATTCCTTTTTCCATTGGGCACCAAACCTTGGTAGAGTCTTTGGCATCACAAGCTGCGGTAGCCATGACCAATCATCACTTAATTGATGGCTTGAAGGGCTTGTTCGAGGCGTTTATCGAGCTGATTGCTGATGCTATCGACCAGAAATCACCCTACACCGGCGGGCACTGCCGACGTGTGCCAGAGTTGACCATGATGCTGACTCAGGCGCTGATTGATGCCAAGACTGGCCCTTTTAAAGACTTTACCCTAAATGAAAATGAGCTTTACGAGCTAAAAGTGGCAAGTTGGCTGCATGA includes:
- the nusB gene encoding transcription antitermination factor NusB — its product is MSENKPAVTSLVVDAEAGTTASAKKPASRSGGKKSGSQNRRKSRELVLKAVYRGMLNDSELSQVFRDMRDDPDYNKADEAYFKHLLQAVTENLTAIDGKIVGFIDRTLEELSPVEHAILRIAGCELMFDLSIPYRVVINEGVELAKVFGGTDGHKYINGVLDKFAADVRAAEVKAARS
- a CDS encoding FHA domain-containing protein; its protein translation is MAKLILTLDGSYFNEYALTHLKTTIGRKSTNDIHLDNLAISGEHAVILRQGDDYFVEDLNSTNGTRVNNTVTKKQQLKNDDVIELGRFHLTFLDHEAGANAAFEKTMLVHPSAFSAKPASFSPNPVPVAQVAPVRPSVQPPVASNVLNDETSQVEPALVGKIQVLNGTSSGRELVLNKALTTLGKTGVQVAVITKRPNGYFITHVEGKVLPVVNGVSTGVQAHALADRDVIELAGVKMEFYLS
- the ribH gene encoding 6,7-dimethyl-8-ribityllumazine synthase codes for the protein MREIKKNLDGSGMQVGVVLSRFNSNIGDGLLEACKSELLKLGVASDAITIATVPGALETPLILQHMALSEKYDALIALGAIIRGETYHFEVVANESARGISEVQLNTGVPVANAVLTTEDDDQAIARMHIKGAEAAQVAVEMFNLVKAL
- a CDS encoding Stp1/IreP family PP2C-type Ser/Thr phosphatase; its protein translation is MDLSHALEIVRLTDVGLLRSHNEDAIASDACIGFVILADGMGGYNAGEVASEMAVLSITAEVNEALGSYSAKPAVLDIVDRPFLSKSILKKLLIDVVATANASIYQASQTYPQCEGMGTTLALGLFTNNQLLVGHIGDSRVYRLRNHQLEQMTEDHSLLQEEIRAGILTLEQAKHCTHKNLVTRALGVDAEVELELNEFKVEVGDIYLLCSDGLSDLVDDALIQATLNHYVSDLTSAADVLVQLANKHGGKDNVSVILAKVNGSYEDKNTWYDNFISWIK
- a CDS encoding OFA family MFS transporter, yielding MTDFFSKERITANPSFNRWLVPPAALAIHLSIGMAYGFSVFWLPLSKALGIQDPIACADTMGIWARAFATDCDWKVSDLGWMFTLFFVFLGTSAAVFGHWLEHAGPRKAGAVAAVCWGGGLLLSSYGVYTHQLWLMWLGSGVIGGIGLGLGYISPVSTLIKWFPDRRGMATGMAIMGFGGGAMIGAPLANTMMSHFATPTSVGVWQTFAIMGVFYFIAMMIGALSYRVPPTGWVPKGWVPPVNNGNSMITNRHVHVNHAHKTPQFWLLWAVLCLNVSAGIGVIGMASPMLQEVFGGALIGEQLKLAELSPEQLLRVTAIGAGFAGLLSLFNIIGRIGWASLSDWLGRKRTYIIFFALGFFLYISAPWAGGIGSVAVFAGLFCVILTMYGGGFSTIPAYLADIFGTQHVGAIHGRLLTAWATAGVLGPVIVNYLRDYQLDHGVPASQAYNVIMYVLAALLLLGFICNLLVKPVADKHYMTDAELEAERQLAHEKSIKLNGDKVVSQQTESHPLLVFVAWTLVAIPISYGIFSTLQKAWILFH